ATTCGCGAGAGCGTATGCGCGAGGCTGGGTCACCTGGGCATCCAGCTCGATGCGCAGCGGAACGAGGCGGGCGAGGGGCTCATCACTGCCAAGGGCTCCCGGTGTCCGGTCCGCGTGCTGCCCAGCGATGAGGAGATACAGCTCGCCCGTCACACGCGCCGGCTGCTCCGCGGATGAAGCCCCCTGCCCCTCCAGCCTCGACTCCCACCCATACTGCGGGGAACTGAGAACCCCGCCGGCGGACTGCGACCCGCTCGAACCTGTCCGACAGCCGGACAGGTTTTGGAGCTTCTTGGCCGCCACGGGGCCTGCGCGACGCCCGGGCCGCGGAAACCTGTTCGACTGTCCGACAGGTTTTGGAACTTCTTGGCCGCCACGGGGCCTGCGCGACGCCCGGGCCGCGGAAACCTGTCCGACTGTCCGACAGGTTTTGGAGGTCCTCGGCCCGGGAGCGTCCTTGGCCTCCGGGCCACCGAAGTCGGTCCTACTGTCGGACAGGTTTTGGAGGTCCTCGGCCCGGGAGCGTCCTTGGCATCTGGCCCCCCGAAGCCGGTCCTACTGTCGGACAGGTTTTGGGCATCCTCGGCCGGAGGGTCGCCGCGATAGCTGGGTCCTGGAAACCGGTCCCGCTGTCGGACAGGTTTTAGACGTCCTCGGCTGGGGGCTCCGCGACAGGCGGCCTGCGGAAACCTGTCCGACTGTCGGACAGGTTTTGACCGCTCCGGGCCCGAGCGGGTGCCCCGGGCTCAGGCCTGCCGCGTCACGCTTCGGCGCGGGAAGTGCAATAGGCCTTCGCGGCGCAGCCACAGGGCCGCCGCCACCACGGTCAGCAGCGTCGTGGGCATCCATGCGGCCACGGCGGGCGCCAGTCGCTCGGTGAGCACCAGCGTGCGGGACACCACCATCAGGCCCCACATCGCCACGGCGATGAGCAGCCCCTCCACCACCGCCGCCGTCAGGTGTCCGCGCCGGTTCGTCCTCAGCGCCAGGCCCACCGCGAGCAACGCCGCGGGCAGCCCCGCCAGCGGATACGCGAAGCGGTTGTGCCACGCGAGCTGGAAGGCCTTCGTCGCGAGCCCCACCTCCGCTCGCGCGACAATCTGCTCGCCCAGTTCTCCCAGGCGCATCTGCTCCGGACGGCCCGGCCGGATGCGGAACGTCGTCGCGCCCACGCCCAGCTCGTACTCCGCGACGGGCTGCTGCGTCACGGACGTGCGCCCGTCCTCCGTGAACGTGCGCTCCACCACGTCCGTCAGCTCCCAGCGCGTGCCCTCCACCGAGCGCATCCGCCCCGCGTCCACGCGGCGGCGCAGCTTGAACTCCGGCGTCAGCGTGAAGATGGAGACGTTCTCGAAGCCCTCCTGCGGGTTGCCTCCTCGCAGGAAGAAGATGGAGTCGCCCCGCCGGAACCACTGCTTCGGCGTGTAGTACATCCGCCAGTCACCCCAGCGGTTGAAGCGCTGCGTGGTGATTTCATCCACGCGCCGGCCCGCTCGCGCGGCCACCGTCTCGTCGAACGCCACCAGCCCCACGCACGCCACCAGCGCGCAGATGCCCACCGGCAGGTACAGCGCCGCCGGTCCGAAGGTGAGTGAGCGCAGCGCCGTGACCTCACCCTTCTTGCGCAGCGCCGACACCGTGGTGCCCGCCGCCAGCAGCAGCGCCGCCGGCCCCAGCTGCTGCACCGTCACCAGCGCCTTGTAGCCATAGAGCTTGAGCACATCCAGCACCCAGCCCTCGCCACCGTAGGCCTTCGCGCGGTCCACGAAGTCCACCACCAGGAACACCGCCACCACGCCCGCCAGGATGCCCAGCGTGTAGCGCACGTACGCGCCCACCACGTACCGGAAGAGGGTGCCCCTCATCGCACCGTCCCCGAACGCGTCACGCGGTACAGCGCGAACGCCCCCACCACCATGAAGAGCACGTTCGCCAGCTGCCCCGCGACGAACACCGGCATCTGGCCCTTCTGCCCCATCTGCTCGAAGGCGCGGCTCAGGAGGTAGTAGAGGACGTAGCCGCCCAGCGTCAGCAGGTAGCCCCACGCGCGGCCCGCCTGCCTGCGGCCAATCGCCAGCGGCGTGCCCAACAGCGCGAACGCCACCGGCGCCACCGCATTGCCCATCCGGCTGTGCAGCGCCATCAGGAAGGGCCGTGAATCCTCGCGCCGCTCCTCCGCGTCCTTCGCCGCCGCCAGCAGCTCCGCGGGCGTCAGCTCCTCCTTCGGCGAGCGGAACCGGTTGCGCCGCGACAGCGACCCGCCCAGCCCCACGTTGATCTCCGCCTTCTCGAAGGCGACGACGCTCGCGTCCACCGAGGAGCGGTTGGCGCGGTGCACCTCACCTTCCTTCAATTCAATCCGCAGCGCCTCGCCCCGCTCGGACGTGCCCACGCTGCCCTTGTGCGCCAGCACCAGCAGCGGCGAGCTGGGGTCGCGGTCGTCGTGCAACAGCACGTTCGTCCACCCGCCACCCTTGGGCGCCACCTTCTGCGCGTACAGCGTCAGGTCGCTCAGGTCCTCGTAGAAGACGCCGGACTTCACGTCGCCCGCGACGTTCTTCTGGATGACCTCGCCCACCAGGTCCTTCACGCCCGTGAGGCCCCAAGGCTCCACCGTGGACGTCAGCAGCACCATGAACGCGCTCAGCGCGATGCCCACGCCCAGCGGCGCCGCCAGCAGCTGGAGCGGGCTGATGCCCAGGGCCTGCAGCGACGTGAGCTCCCGGTCCTCGCCCAGCCGCCCCAGGCCCAGCAGGATGGCCAGCAGGAACGCGATGGGCAGCGCCATCACCAGGAAGTGCGGCGCCAGGTACGCGATGAGCCGGCCCAGGTCGACCAGCGTCACCGCCGAGCCCAGCAGCACGTCCGTGCCGCGCAGGAACTGCATCACGAACAGCAGCAGGAACATGAACGCCACCCACACACCCAGGGGGACGAGCAGTTCCTTGAGCAGATATCGCGCCAGCAGCTTCACGGCCGCGCCCGCAGCCCCCGCGCGCCAATGTCCCGGCGGAAGTGCTTGCCCTCGAAGCGCACGGCGTCCGCCGACTCCAGGGCCCGCTCGCGCGCCGTCGCCAGGCTGTCACCCCGAGCGCACACCGTCAGCACCCGGCCACCCGCCGTCACCAGCGCGCCGTCCTGCTTCGCCACGCCCGCCAGGAACACGGGCGCGTTCGACGCCACCGCGTCCAGCCCTTCAATCCGCGCACCCTTCTTCGGCGCCTCCGGGTAGCCCTCCGCCGCCAGCACCACGCCCACCGACGCACCCGGGAACTGCTTCAGCGGCCGGGGCTCCAGCGTGCCCTTCGCGCACGCCTCCATCAGCGGCAGCAGGTCCTCGTCCACCTGCATCATCAGGACCTGCGTCTCCGGATCGCCGAAGCGCGCGTTGAACTCCAGCACCTTCGGGCCAGACGCCGTGAGCATCAGCCCCGCGTACAGCACCCCGCGCAGCGGCGTGCCGCGCTTCTTGAGCACCGCCAGCGTGGGCGCGATGACCTGCTCGCCCACCTGGGCCAGCTGCGCTGGCGTGAGGAACGGCGCCGGGCAGTACGCGCCCATGCCGCCGGTGTTGGGGCCCGTGTCGCCCTCGCCCACGCGCTTGTGGTCCTGCGACAGCGGCAGCAGCACGTAGCG
This DNA window, taken from Corallococcus coralloides DSM 2259, encodes the following:
- a CDS encoding LptF/LptG family permease; translation: MRGTLFRYVVGAYVRYTLGILAGVVAVFLVVDFVDRAKAYGGEGWVLDVLKLYGYKALVTVQQLGPAALLLAAGTTVSALRKKGEVTALRSLTFGPAALYLPVGICALVACVGLVAFDETVAARAGRRVDEITTQRFNRWGDWRMYYTPKQWFRRGDSIFFLRGGNPQEGFENVSIFTLTPEFKLRRRVDAGRMRSVEGTRWELTDVVERTFTEDGRTSVTQQPVAEYELGVGATTFRIRPGRPEQMRLGELGEQIVARAEVGLATKAFQLAWHNRFAYPLAGLPAALLAVGLALRTNRRGHLTAAVVEGLLIAVAMWGLMVVSRTLVLTERLAPAVAAWMPTTLLTVVAAALWLRREGLLHFPRRSVTRQA
- a CDS encoding LptF/LptG family permease; translated protein: MKLLARYLLKELLVPLGVWVAFMFLLLFVMQFLRGTDVLLGSAVTLVDLGRLIAYLAPHFLVMALPIAFLLAILLGLGRLGEDRELTSLQALGISPLQLLAAPLGVGIALSAFMVLLTSTVEPWGLTGVKDLVGEVIQKNVAGDVKSGVFYEDLSDLTLYAQKVAPKGGGWTNVLLHDDRDPSSPLLVLAHKGSVGTSERGEALRIELKEGEVHRANRSSVDASVVAFEKAEINVGLGGSLSRRNRFRSPKEELTPAELLAAAKDAEERREDSRPFLMALHSRMGNAVAPVAFALLGTPLAIGRRQAGRAWGYLLTLGGYVLYYLLSRAFEQMGQKGQMPVFVAGQLANVLFMVVGAFALYRVTRSGTVR
- the purD gene encoding phosphoribosylamine--glycine ligase, which translates into the protein MKVLLLGSGGREHALAWKLAQSPRLSRLLVGPGNPGTARWGTNVPLQADSPEAVVSLARRERVDLVVVGPEAPLVAGVADALAQVDIPCFGPVAAAARIEGSKAFAKEIMAEAGVPTAAFRVFTDAAEAEAYAVAQGRIVVKADGLAAGKGVIVAPDAKAAREAVRAVAEMGQAGQRMVLEELLEGEEVSLMALCDGERYVLLPLSQDHKRVGEGDTGPNTGGMGAYCPAPFLTPAQLAQVGEQVIAPTLAVLKKRGTPLRGVLYAGLMLTASGPKVLEFNARFGDPETQVLMMQVDEDLLPLMEACAKGTLEPRPLKQFPGASVGVVLAAEGYPEAPKKGARIEGLDAVASNAPVFLAGVAKQDGALVTAGGRVLTVCARGDSLATARERALESADAVRFEGKHFRRDIGARGLRARP